The Aquidulcibacter paucihalophilus genome has a window encoding:
- the otsB gene encoding trehalose-phosphatase → MRTSNLNTDRAPAPAGALSHLPPPPARLQRPALFLDMDGVLAPLAATPDAVVPDPRRTAVLRRLAERLDGRVAILSGRTIAEIDRIAERAAAPASGVHGLERRRADGSLDHAPAAAGVRDAVAAFERFASLRPGMIVEDKAVSAGLHFRGAPTEAAAAEALARSLAAETGLALQAGNQVVELKTPGTDKGTALKAFMAEPPFAGAIPVMLGDDLTDEDGFRAAAGLGGFGVLVGPPRPTAATFALPDVDAVLDWLDAMEPQP, encoded by the coding sequence ATGCGGACCTCAAACCTGAACACCGACCGCGCGCCCGCGCCGGCCGGGGCGCTGTCGCATTTGCCGCCACCGCCCGCCCGCCTGCAGCGGCCCGCCCTGTTCCTCGACATGGACGGCGTGCTCGCGCCGCTGGCCGCCACGCCGGATGCGGTCGTGCCCGATCCGCGCCGCACGGCGGTGCTGCGCCGGCTGGCCGAGCGGCTGGACGGCCGGGTCGCCATACTCAGTGGCCGGACGATCGCCGAGATCGACCGGATCGCCGAGCGCGCTGCCGCTCCCGCCTCCGGGGTGCACGGACTGGAGCGCCGGCGCGCGGATGGCTCGCTGGACCATGCGCCAGCGGCGGCCGGCGTCCGCGACGCGGTCGCGGCCTTCGAGCGGTTCGCGAGCCTGCGTCCCGGCATGATCGTCGAGGACAAGGCCGTGTCGGCGGGCCTTCATTTTCGGGGGGCTCCGACCGAGGCCGCCGCCGCCGAGGCCCTCGCCCGTTCGCTGGCCGCCGAGACCGGACTGGCGCTGCAGGCCGGCAACCAGGTGGTGGAGTTGAAGACGCCCGGAACGGACAAGGGAACGGCGCTGAAAGCCTTCATGGCCGAGCCGCCCTTCGCCGGCGCCATTCCCGTCATGCTGGGCGACGACCTGACCGATGAGGACGGTTTCCGGGCCGCCGCCGGTCTCGGCGGCTTCGGCGTGCTGGTCGGTCCGCCGCGTCCGACCGCCGCGACCTTCGCCCTGCCCGATGTGGACGCTGTGCTCGACTGGCTTGATGCCATGGAGCCGCAACCGTGA
- a CDS encoding KpsF/GutQ family sugar-phosphate isomerase, giving the protein MTDAAAPALSADPAAMTARAREVIQLNIAALQALESGLDDSIARACDIILSRPGYLVVTGMGKSGHIGGKIAATLASTGTNAFFVHPAEMSHGDLGMLRKDVTLLAISNSGESRELRDPLIYCQREGIPVIGLTQRPGSFLGRSSAVCLTMPQVAEACPNGLAPTTSTLMTLALGDALAMVLMDRRGFTAEAFGLHHPGGKLGMSLQSVRDWMGDRPPAPATVPLTATFAEVVSAITEGRKGAVAVLDGDGRLAGIVTDGDVRRAFSRDLNGLTAAEVMSPSPKVIAPDARMSDAVDLMTQNRIATLLVVEDGRPVAIVHIAELMQAGYVG; this is encoded by the coding sequence ATGACCGACGCCGCCGCACCCGCCCTCTCCGCCGATCCCGCCGCCATGACCGCGCGGGCCCGGGAGGTGATCCAGCTGAACATCGCCGCGCTTCAGGCGCTGGAGTCCGGCCTCGACGACAGTATCGCCCGCGCCTGCGACATCATCCTGTCCCGCCCCGGCTATCTGGTCGTCACCGGCATGGGCAAGTCGGGCCATATCGGCGGGAAGATCGCCGCCACCCTCGCTTCCACGGGCACCAACGCCTTCTTCGTCCACCCGGCCGAGATGAGCCACGGCGACCTCGGCATGCTGCGCAAGGACGTCACCCTGCTGGCCATCTCCAACTCGGGCGAGAGCCGCGAATTGCGCGATCCGCTGATCTACTGCCAGCGCGAGGGCATTCCGGTGATCGGCCTGACCCAGCGCCCGGGCAGCTTCCTCGGTCGCTCATCCGCCGTCTGCCTGACCATGCCGCAGGTCGCCGAGGCCTGCCCGAACGGACTGGCCCCCACGACCTCGACCCTGATGACCCTCGCCCTCGGCGACGCCCTGGCCATGGTGCTGATGGACCGCCGCGGCTTCACCGCCGAGGCGTTCGGACTACATCATCCGGGCGGCAAGCTGGGCATGAGCCTGCAGAGTGTGCGCGACTGGATGGGCGACCGTCCGCCCGCTCCGGCGACCGTTCCCCTGACCGCGACCTTCGCCGAGGTTGTTTCCGCGATCACGGAAGGCCGGAAGGGTGCCGTCGCCGTGCTGGACGGCGACGGACGTCTGGCCGGGATCGTCACCGACGGCGACGTGCGCCGGGCCTTCTCCCGCGACCTCAACGGCCTGACCGCCGCCGAGGTCATGAGCCCTTCGCCCAAGGTCATCGCCCCGGATGCGCGCATGAGCGACGCCGTCGACCTGATGACCCAAAACCGGATCGCCACCCTGCTGGTGGTCGAGGACGGGCGGCCCGTCGCCATCGTCCACATCGCCGAACTGATGCAGGCCGGCTACGTCGGCTAG